The sequence ACGTCATCAATGGATGATGCGTATGACCCGTGCCGGAATTCGGGGGATGGGCCTTGCGCTCCTTGCCACGGACACGGACGCCTCCCCCACCGTCACTGCCGTCAAAGGAGACGATGGAACGGCGGAAGCCATCCGTAAACAGATGAAAGCCCTGAACATCCGTTTGGCCGGAGGCCAGCAACAGCTCAAGGGGGAGATTTTCCGTATCGGACACATGGGATACAGCGACCCTCTGGACATTGTCACCACCATTGCAGCACTGGAAGTAGCCGCCATCCGTGCAGGATTGCCTGTACAGCCGGGATCCGGCATCCAAGCGACCGAGGAGGAATGGATTCATGCATCGCGTGTTGATCACAGACCCGCTCAGTAATCATGGGATCGAACAACTGCTCCAAGCGGAAGACGTGGAAGTGATCCAAAAAACAGATCTGACACCGGAACAATTGCTGGAAGAAGTGAAGGAAGCCGATGCTTTGCTCGTCCGCAGCCAAACCCAAGTAACCGCCGAAGTGATCGCCGCCGGTAAACGATTGCAAGCAATCGGACGAGCCGGAGTGGGCGTCGACAACATCGACATCCCGGCTGCTACCAGCCGCGGCATCGTCGTCGTCAATGCCCCCGATGGCAATACCGTTTCCACGGCGGAGCACACCTTCGCCATGTTGATCTCCCTGGCTCGCAATATTCCTCAGGGATACCGCTCTACCGTCCAGGGAGAATGGAACCGAAAGCAATTTGTCGGTGTGGAACTGAACAAGAAAACCCTGGGCATCGTCGGGCTGGGACGGATCGGCACCGAACTGTCCAAACGAGCCCGCGCCTTTCATATGAAAGTGCTGGCCTTCGATCCCTATCTCACCCAGGAGCGGGCGCAAAAAATCGGTGTAACACAAGCCACTCTGGATGAAGTGATCGCCCAATCCGATTTCATCACTGTTCACACGCCGTTGACGAAAGAAACCCGTCACCTCATCAACCGGGATGCTTTTAACCGCATGAAGGACGGCGTGCGTGTTATCAACTGCGCTCGGGGGGGCATCATCGATGAAGAAGCCCTGGCGGAAGCGATCCGGAAGGGGAAGGTGGCAGGGGCCGCTCTGGATGTATTTGAAACCGAACCTCCGGGACACCATCCCTTGTTTGATTTTCCCCAAGTAATCGCCACCCCTCATTTGGGCGCCTCCACTCGGGAAGCTCAGGAAAATGTAGCGATCGATGTGGCGGGGGAAGTCCTGCATATCCTTCGGGGAGAACCCTTTAAAAACGCCGTCAACCTGCCTTCCATTCCTGCGGAGTTGCAGGAAAAACTTCGCCCGTATCAAACGATGGCCGAAAAGCTGGGCAGCTTTGCCAGCCAGGCAGCAGAGGGAGCTTTGCAGGAAGTAACCGTCAGCTTCTCCGGCGAACTGGCCGAGTGGGACACCGCTCCCCTGACCCGTATCATTCTAAAAGGAGTTCTCTCTCATTATCTGTCCGACGTCAACTACGTCAACGCTCCTCACTTGGCCAAAGAACGCGGCGTTAAGGTGACTGAACAGAAGATCTCCAAAAGGCACGGCTTCACCCATCTGATCCGCATTCATATCGCTACGGACACAGGGGAAATCGCCATTACCGGCGCGCTCCTGAACGGATTGGGCCCCCGCATCGTCCGGATTGACGAATACTCCGTCGATGTAGAACCGGCTGGTCATCAGCTCCTGATTCAGCACCACGACCGTCCCGGTGCCATCGGACGGGTGGGCACCATCCTCGGCGACCATGATGTCAACATCGCCGCCATGCAGGTGGGACGGCGTGATATCGGCGGTCGGGCCATCATGATGCTCCACGTGGACAAAGCCGTACCGGAAGCATTGTTGGAAGCTCTGGAACAGTTGGACGAGATTCACCGCGTGACGGCCATTGACCTGTAAGAGAAGACACAACAAAGGCCGCCCTTCGGGAGCGGCCTTTTTAGCGGTTTCGTTGTATCCTCTGTCAAAACAGGTGAGGGTAGCCCATCAACACGACCATTAACAAAATACAGACACTCGTCGCAAAACTGAGATTCCGGATGCGCTCCAATCGAATCGCTTCGAGCTCCTTTTCCCCTGCCGCTTTGCCGATTTCCCGCGAAAGATGCGGGATCAACCAAGCAACAGATCCGGAAATCGCCAGGACGGCATAAATCCAATAAACCGGGCGGTCGGCAAACCATAATAACGCCCCACCCGTAACGATCACAAGCCAAATCAACCAATGACCCGCAACGACCGCATGTTGGATGGCCATCAGATATCCCGTTAGACGCAAACCGGAGAGTCTGGACAATCGGGCGGTCCACCACGGCAACAACAAAAAGAAGCCCAGCCCGACCCCTAAAATGAGATGAAACACGTACAAAATCGAATGCATCGTGTCGCCTCTCCTTTCATTCCCTTTCATTGTACGAGAGAGACAGCCAATTGAAAAGCCGTTTGGCTTCCTTCTCCCTCCGGGAATTCTATTGAAAGGGGCAAAAGGAGGAATAGACTTGGCTGACAAACTGACAAGCAAGACAGCCATCGTCACCGGTGCCAGCAAAGGGTTGGGACATACCCTCACCCAGCGCTTGGCCCAAGGAGGAGCCTGGGTGATCGCCGCCGCCCGCAGCGAAAACCGGTTGAAAGAGCTGGCCGCTACACACGAAAAAATCATTCCCCTCGTCACGGACCTTACCCATTCCAACGACGTCAAGAGGATGGTGGATACCGCTGTAACCGAAACAGGGCGGCTGGACATCTTGATCAACAACGCCGGCCTCGGCCACTTCGGCCGGGTGGAAGAACTTACTGAGCAGCAGTGGGACCAGATGATGGACGTTAACTTAAAAGGTGCCTTCCTGGCCTGCAAATTCGCCATCCCCCACCTGATAAAAAGCAAAGGGCACATTGTGAACATCTCCAGCGTAGCCGGCACCGTCACGTTTCCCGGCGGAGGTGGTTATTGCGCCTCCAAGTTCGGGCTGCAAGCCTTATCCGACGTCCTCACCCAAGAGTTGAAGAAAGACGAGGTCAAAGTGAGCACCCTCTGCCCCGGGTCCATCCAGACGGAATTTTTCCCCGATCCCCGTGATCATGCCCTCACCCCAGAACAAGTGGCGGAAACCGTCTGGATGATGGTTACTGCCGATCCCGGTGTCATCTTCAACCAAGTGATCATGCGGCCGCAGGTGCCGCCGGAACTGCAGAAGTAAAAAAACTCCTTCCCATGATATGGGAAGGACCTTGAGGTAAAGGAAGAGGGGACCGATTTTCGGTGTAGCGCCCTTTGACCGACTGCCCAGCGGAGTCTCTGTAGGACCCAACCGTTTAGCGGCCACCTTGCTTTTCTTTTGGCCGCTGGTTGGATCCGGAA is a genomic window of Desmospora profundinema containing:
- the serA gene encoding phosphoglycerate dehydrogenase; this translates as MHRVLITDPLSNHGIEQLLQAEDVEVIQKTDLTPEQLLEEVKEADALLVRSQTQVTAEVIAAGKRLQAIGRAGVGVDNIDIPAATSRGIVVVNAPDGNTVSTAEHTFAMLISLARNIPQGYRSTVQGEWNRKQFVGVELNKKTLGIVGLGRIGTELSKRARAFHMKVLAFDPYLTQERAQKIGVTQATLDEVIAQSDFITVHTPLTKETRHLINRDAFNRMKDGVRVINCARGGIIDEEALAEAIRKGKVAGAALDVFETEPPGHHPLFDFPQVIATPHLGASTREAQENVAIDVAGEVLHILRGEPFKNAVNLPSIPAELQEKLRPYQTMAEKLGSFASQAAEGALQEVTVSFSGELAEWDTAPLTRIILKGVLSHYLSDVNYVNAPHLAKERGVKVTEQKISKRHGFTHLIRIHIATDTGEIAITGALLNGLGPRIVRIDEYSVDVEPAGHQLLIQHHDRPGAIGRVGTILGDHDVNIAAMQVGRRDIGGRAIMMLHVDKAVPEALLEALEQLDEIHRVTAIDL
- a CDS encoding SDR family oxidoreductase, translating into MADKLTSKTAIVTGASKGLGHTLTQRLAQGGAWVIAAARSENRLKELAATHEKIIPLVTDLTHSNDVKRMVDTAVTETGRLDILINNAGLGHFGRVEELTEQQWDQMMDVNLKGAFLACKFAIPHLIKSKGHIVNISSVAGTVTFPGGGGYCASKFGLQALSDVLTQELKKDEVKVSTLCPGSIQTEFFPDPRDHALTPEQVAETVWMMVTADPGVIFNQVIMRPQVPPELQK